The Tachysurus vachellii isolate PV-2020 chromosome 10, HZAU_Pvac_v1, whole genome shotgun sequence genomic sequence GTGCTCAGATGGCTGTGGCATCATCAGGATTCAAACCTGCAAACTCCCAATAATGGGGCAAATGCTTTCATGTTTTGCCATCCAGAAGTCCACTAAACTCTACCATGTTATCAGGCATAACTACAGAAATACAGGGACACAATCACTGAATGTAGCTATGTCTTCACTTTTACCAGTGCCACACATGATAACAAAGGTAGAGGGGAGCTGACAGCTGGGCTAAAGCAAAAAACTATGTCTACCCTCTTAAAAAGtggttattaaataaataaaagattgttaAAAACTCTTAGACATGGTAACACTGTTGCAGGGTTCGACACAAAACACTAGTATGTGCAAAGTGTACATTTCATTATACCGCTACATGGTGAACTGACCAATAAGTCTAAATACAAGTTAGACGTAGTTGAGTTTGTCACTGAGTGTATGGTCGTCATATGGTATATGATATCATTTCTGCTGTTCTTTATTACACACTAATCATTTTTAGTTATCTAGTGCCAGAgtaaatttgtaataaaattgaaatttatCCACAATATAAATCATGAAGTTATAACATCAGGAagttataaaatgaaatatgtcCATGTTATATATCCCAAACACATTTTCATCTAATATATTCTCATATGAGCATAAATGCCTAGCAAGGAAGATATAGTTGATAACATTGGAAAAAAGATGGCTTTTGTCAAAGAAATATGTGGGAAACTCTTTTGTGTGCTTCTCCACGAGATTTGCAcccatttgtttatttgaggTTCAGTCATTTATTACGTCAATGACACTCCTAGGATGCTGCATCTATGCTTAggcagtgttgtttttttaagccCTGTGACAAGTCTCACTGCAGCATGAAAAACGCAAGCCAGTCAATctgatttctgtttaattttttcttccataaaattccttttaaataattttaattttcattgACTGAAAAacattcctttccttctttctcttctttcattCTGTCagtattttgttcttttctagTCTGTtgactaaataaatattatacgattataataaatattaaactaaataataaactaaatatgatttaatattaCTTACAGCATAATTTGTATTATTCAGTGCTGTATATTGTAATGTGTGGAATGATGAGCCATTTACAGAacttgctaaaaaaaaagtattaattataaaacttttttccttttagtcTGAGCTGCAAAGGTTTCCCTAGAACAATTGTATTTGCTCAAAACCCAcaagcattttatttacatatttaaatacactCACCTGTAGAGGCTGTATCCCAGAGGCGATGAGATCAGAGATCATGCGCACCTGAGCTCGCTGCTGTAGGTCAACAGGTAGGAAAGGAGGCCTGGGCCGAGTTTCATCAATGTACTGGATGATAGCCAGCTAAAGGCAAAGgcataaaatacatatttatggTTGATACATAAATGAGCAAGTGACATTAATCTGTCTGTTTCCTTCTGCTCTCGGTGTGCTGGGCTGCTGTTTGACTCTTTATGAGAAACCAGTATGTAAAACAGATCGGTGTCCCAGTCAGGGTGTATTCTCACTACTCACtcaccactttttttttccttttcaatttttgttattaaatgtgaAGTTCAGTTATTTACTTCCTCAATGGATACTTGTGTTTGTTTCATATATGTGTAATtaatctttaaatgttttaataattttgtcATGTATCATTTCAGTGAAGAATTGTGCTATTCTGCTAGAAATAACAacaaggattattattattacttatattattggcattaaatatgaaataacttACTGACTGAGACAAGGTGATGCCATCGATTGTGACTGCAGGCACTTGCTGCATTGGGTTGACAGTTTTATACTGTTCTGTAAGCTGAACCAGACAtgcaatgttttaatgtttttttctgatttatatatgctggacaataaaaaaaaacttcaccatTCAGACCCAATAAGCTGTGTTTACCTGTTGGCCTCCATCCTTGACGAGGTTGACTGGTTCTTGATCATATTCAATACCCTTTAGGGCAAAAGCTAGAGAGATTGCAATACATGGGTGTTATGATGGAAAAATATTAGTAAAGATTTTAAAGACTAAACAGACGGAGAAGATTAAAACTGTATTCAGTATTTAGTGCACTTACCAATCCGCACTCTCCATGAACAAGAACTTCTGAAATATCCATGAAGCACTGGCTGGAAAATAGATTAAAGGAGCTAATGCACAAGatggtatatttatatatgtatatatgtatataaacgtGTGCATGGAAACCAGTCAAACCTTTACTTGAGATGCCATGGtattatataaacatgtaaGACTGTGATCAAAGTATACAGGGGTTAAAATCCTCCCACCAAAGAGCCAATGAGAGGAGACCCAAGAAAAATCCTCCTCTTACTACAGCTTCATGACTAAGCAGGTTTAGATTTTTACCAGGTGGCCAAGAGTTTCAAGGAATGTCTTGCAAATGCACAAAAAAGAAGCTACTGTTGCACTGAACATTCAGAAATTACCTTCATGAAGCATGCAAAGGATGTTGGCATTTTTGTGCTCAGGGTGGTTTTTGTGAAGAAAGAGTTGTTTGTTGGACTTGAATCGAGcttaaatgaatcaaaataacTTCACTGATTAAACATCATGATCTTCTCCATGTATGATCCGAATACTAGATCACAAAACGCCATTTAAACAAACTTCAAGCATACACAGTTCAATCTTATCAATGTCCCACAAATACAACTTAATACAATTCACAGGAGCAGTATTCTATTGGttaaaaatactaataacaaaactaaaaataGAAAACGGTTCCTCAAAGAGTCGATTCACCGATCACAGGCGATGGAAAACGATTCCGTGCCTATTGAGCGGAATCGACTCTTGGGAATCAAGTTACGAAAATTTTGAAACGAACCCAAACAGCCCTTTATTCACTTGCACGCTAGGACCCGTGTGCTACGACCAATCATCGCTCGTTTAATTACTCTGTCACGACCCTCGCAACAAGCCGCATTGCTATTGGTTCAGATTTTAGGAATCGAACCAATAATCTTCCTTATTTTGTGGGCGTATATGGTTTTTAACCAATCATTGGCCGTGACCTCTTCTTACTCCGTCCCATTCCGAAGCAGGTTAAGGGAGAAGTTTAATAGGCTGACCGCGTTGGCTTAAATTACTCTTTCTGGAAAGGCTTCAGTCTGAATTCTCTGACTTCTGTCATGGCAGCGACAACAGTGCGTTCTCTCCTAAAGAAGAGGGTAAGAAAAGGCGAGTCAGACAGAAAGACTTGCAAAGACACAGCTATTTCTGTCCTCTTTGTAAAGTGACCATAGACACCACATAGTGATACACATAACTATTTAGTACTGTAGGGAATTGGGACGTAACCTGCTTACGTGATGACgtcacacactgtgaactgaaCCTGCTCATAAATTATAGCAATGTGTTTGTTAGTTTCACTATAAAACCTTATATTCTTTTCCAAAGCACTAGGTTACATCTAGGAGATTTTTCTCTATTAAACAAGCAAGAGACACTGTGAACATTTCAGCAGCTCAAACTCAAGCGATACACCTCTGGGACTTAAcaacaaatgtaaaatgtattacaGAAATTTGCATTAAGTTAAACGTAATGTAAAGTGCACATGGTTTTAAGGTGTCTGTATTACATGCATGTGATTCATTCCTAATAATGTCATTATATCCATACAGGCACTTCTGCAATTGGGACACAGATGTTACTCCTCTTCTGTGGTGAGTAAGTGGTAATGTATAAGAGCTTAATTATAGGatgaataaaatgctttatgTGTGAATTAGCGATGGAATTTTAGATGcaaaagtcattttatttgaCTCAGCTTAGTAATAAGAGCCGACTCCTTTGGCTCCCAAATGACTCACTCCTTTTATTCCTCTGAGAAACAggcaaaataaaatgactttgaattatttaaatatatctttaaAAAGGTCAAGGCCCCTTGCATCCCTATTTTAATTTGCCATTTATTCTGATCTCCTATACTAGTATACTGAACTCCTATAAATCGTAGCAGCAGCTCTTAGGTGATCCAGGTGAGGTAAACCATAGAAGTAAACGGGTCTAATCTAGTTTGTTGAAATCTGCTTTGACATGACATTTATAGTCattgttttcttctctttgtttcttACAGCCCACCACAAAGTTGTTTATTGATGGGAAGTTTGTTGAATCCAAGAGCTCAGAATGGTTAGACATTCACAATCCTGTGAGTACATACTTTAAGGCCTGTTTTATACTTGTCAATATTCTAGCTCTACAGTTCCAAATACAGACGAGGAatcataatattgtgcactaccatgcacttctcacactttatgtacataatatatattatttcatattctgtattcatatttaacactcatactgtctattgtatcacatctgcattgtcttgtatagtctgtattatctagTCTTGTATAgaagtgttatttatgtttgtatttttaagagtcacaaacagctggaaccaaattccttgtgtgtgtcaacacacttggccaataaacctgattctgaatcTGATATTATACAATGTGAGCTAATCCTTTTCCAGGGTATATAATTTAAAGTATAATTGCTAAAATGGTAACGCATGTAAAATGATATTGCTAGAAGTAGATGTTGGTGTAAATCATATGTGTTTTCTGCTTAAAAGTCTACTGTGGCTGATTAACCATTTACACAGGCTTTGCACAATATAATCAACACACAGCCGCACATACTTCCCTCTTTCTAGATAAGATTTGATGTAGAATTTAACTGCAGATTATTTGCTTGGACTAGTGTTATAGTATTTCTCACTGAATCCTTGCTAATGGTCATGTTGAGCTTTCAGCATCTTTTAGGGTAGTAATGTAGTATATTAGTTCAGAACTCAAATTTATATTTGCCATTTCTGGTCCTGGTGCTGAATAAATCACAGTTAAGGTTAAAATACACTGTATGGCCAAGACGTGTGTGTACGTTTTGTGGGCCAATAGAACCTAGATATGCTTGTTCTGTGATTTTATGTACAGTTTTGTACTTTTGGGGACTGTCTGTGTATGGTTAAGAGTCTGTATGAGTGATAATTACAGATGCATGTTTTCTCTTTGTGTCTATATATTTAAGTTAAGTAAAGCTCACTTTTGACGAGTAGCTCTTCTACCTCACTACTGAAGTTACAAGCTGTAATTCTCACCTCCTCTCAGGCCACCAACGAGGTGATTGGCCGGGTCCCTAAAGCCACGCAGGAGGAGATGTTGGCTGCTGTGGATTCATGCTCACGGGCCTATCACTCTTGGTCTGAGACTTCCATTTTGACCCGTCAGCAGGTTTTCCTCCGCTACCAGCAGCTAATTAAAGACAACATTGTAAGTCCCATACATGTGCCGCAGACCTCGACAATACATCTGATTAGAACTTAATTCCAGAAAATAATTCCAGAATTACCTAATGGATGCTAATTGATGGGTTTTATCTTAAATAGGAATCATTTACACTACTATGTGTTATGTTGCAGAAAGAGCTGGCTAAGCTGATCACTGTGGAGCAGGGGAAAACACTGGCAGATGCTGAGGGCGATGTGTTCAGAGGATTGCGTAAGTCTCAAGGATCATCTTTCAAAAGACCGGTTATGGAAACCAGGATGCAGATTTACTGTGAAGAAGACCTATACTTGTGTATACAgatgcatctcaataaattagaatatcatggaaaagtacatttatttcagtaattcaactcaaatagtgaaacttatgtgttatataaattcattacacacagactgaagtagtttaagtctttggtacttttaattgtgatgattttggctcacatttaacaaaaacccaacaattcacaaaaaactgaatatggtgacatgccaatcagctaatcaactcaacacctgcaaaggtttcctgagccatcaaaatggtctctcaatttggttctCTAGGCTACACAATAATGGGAAGACAGCTCCTGAactgacagttgtccagaagacaatcattgacactcttcacaaggagggtaagccacaGACATTCAATGCCAAAGAAGCTagctgttcacagagtgctgtatccaagcatgtaaACAGAAGTTTGAGTGGAAGTTAAAAAGtgtagaagaaaaagatgccATTCAAGAGAACCATTCACGAGAACtgcagccttgagaggcttgtcaagaAAAATCAGTTCAATAATTTtggtgaacttcacaaggaacggactgaggctggggtcaaggcatcaagagccaccacacacatacgTGCCAAGGAATTTGGCTAAAGTTGTtgtattcctcttgttaagccactcctgaaccaccGACAATGTCAGAGTCTTAGCTGGGccaaggagaagaagaactgtactgttgcccagtggtccaaggtcctcttttcagatgagagcaagttttgcaTTTCAATTGTAAACCCAGGTCCTAAAGTCTgtaggaagggtggagaagctcatagcccaagttgcttgaagtccagtgttaagtttccacagtctgtggtGATTTGGGTGCAATGtcgtctgctggtgttggtccactgtgttttttaaaaccaaagtcactgcacgAGTTTACCAAGatattttagagcacttcatgctttcTTCTGCTGACCATGTTTTTAAatatgctgatttcattttccagcaggatttggcacctgctcacactgccaaaagcaccaaaagttggttaaatgaccatggtgttggtgtgcttgactggccagcaaactcaccagacctgaacctcATAGAGAATCTATAGagtattgtcaagaggaaaatgagaaacgaGAAAAAAttcagatgagctgaaggccactgtcaaagaaacctgggcatccataccacctcagcagtgccacagactgatcaccttgATGCCATGCtaaattgaggcagtaattaaagcaaaaggagccccaaccaattattgagtacatatacagtaaataaacatcttcCCAAAAGGCCAataatttactaaaaaaatttttttttgtttaaatggtagccaaaatcatcaaaattaaaagtacCACAGACTTAAACTTCTATAagttttatataaattcagtgcacacagtttcactatttgagttgaattactgaaataaatgaacttttccatgatattctaatttattgagatgcacctgtatgtaTTCATGCTGTTGTGTATTATAAGGTGAACCTGGGCTTCAAAAGGTAAAATATTGAAGGGctttctgaaaatgaaaatgtgtaCCTTTCAGTAATTGTTTAGTAATTTCTCCTCCATATCCTGTTTTTCAGAGGTGGTAGAACATGCATGTAGCATCACTTCCCTTATGCTAGGGGAGACTCTGCCTTCTATCACCAAAGACATGGATACCTACACATACCGACTACCGCTTGGTGTCTGTGCTGGCATTGCACCCTTCAATTTTCCGGCCATGATCCCACTCTGGATGTTCCCTATGGGCATGGTATGTGGGAACACGTACCTGATGAAGCCCTCAGAGCGTGTGCCCGGATGCACAATGATGCTGGCCAAGCTGCTGCAGGACGCTGGTGCTCCAGATGGCACACTCAACATCATCCACGGCCAGCATAATGGTATGAAATTCACAGGAGTGATGACTTGTTTTCATTGTGATGGTTTTGACCTGaaaactatatactatataattgcgACCTTTTGAATTCAGAAGTTGTATAAAAACAGTAGTTTTATCCAGTTGTCCTACTTCCAAATGTTCTTAAAATGATGAATGCCTAGTTACTGAAAATCTGTGACGGTATGAAAAGGTGTctggtgtctgtgtgagagaacTTTTTTGACCTTAGGTTTGCTTTCGTCTGTTTTTGCAGCTGTGAACTTCATCTGTGATCACCCTGCGATAAAAGCCATCAGCTTTGTTGGCTCCAACCAGGCTGGAGAGTACATCTACGAGAGAGGCTCTAAAAACGGAAAGCGAGTACAGTCCAACATGGTCAGTCCCACGTAACCCACAAACCTTTACTTCCACAGAGGAATGTACAGTTAGTAACATTTTAATAAGGTTCTGAAAAGAAGCAGAGACCCAGTTGCTCTCCAGCTTTGGTTGATCTGGCAAGAATTGAACTGAATGACCAATTACCTGAATTTAGCCTATTAGTCTTCAATCTGTTCTTAACATCTGTAGTTTAGCCATAGCGTTTGTGATCTTCGATTCCTTGCTATAGTGAAATAAGAGCCCAAAAAATCCCCAAAACTTTCTACTTTTTCAGCTAAAGCTGTTTGGAAGAAATATGGGTAAAATTCACCAGACAGAAAATCCAAACTGTTGAGGCAACTGCCAGATGTACTGTACATCAGTGAACTTTAGTCACTTTATCCAGTAAAAATGAAGTTACTGAGTAACTCACACTAAACGTTTGTCTCTTACTGTTGCTTGGTGTACatctgtgaaagaaaaaacagctgaATGTTCTGGATTTTTTCTGTGCCTGCCAAATTTTTCTTCTTAGCGAAGTTGGCATCTCTGCATTCATGTGGAGCACTGGCACATATTCCTGATGTTTAAGAAGCCATTTGTTTCATGCCAGTCTTATATTTTCTAGCCAGTGGGTGGCAGCATTAGATATGAAATGGATATTCAAGGTTGTGTACTTAGACTTCAAATACCCCAGCCAAGCCTAATTCACTATTTTACACTTGCTATTATCTTTGTTGgtcatgattaaaaaataaatggagtGAAGcttaatgtacattttaatcattttaatttcaatacTGCAAAAAGGACCGGAGTCTTAGTCAGTTTTAGCTGAAAGTTATGGAAAGCAATGCATTTGTAAATAACCTTTGTTTAAATGTTGGAGTTaaaagttttgtttagtttaatttttCTTACTTATTTGGACTGCCATGTAAAGAATATAGAAAttacatcagctatatatgaaatacatgtgtatgtactgtacatactcactcactacTAAACTCAGACACAGAAATCACTTAAATCAGTTAATCTCTGTTACAAAACACAGGGGGAGCAAGTCAGCTTGCTATCCACAGAAtggctgaataaaaaaaatctttttggtTTAAACttccagtaaataaaaaaaatgtttgtttaaccATAATTGTACATGTAGTCTGAAAGATGAATGAGGCTGAAGTGTTTATTCacgtctctgtcagtctgtatgCCATTTACATTTTCTTCGATTCTGCTCTGAGAGTAATTGCAAAGCTGATTTCCTTTATGTCTTTTGCTTATGACCAGGGAGCAAAGAACCATGGTGTGGTAATGCCAGATGCTAATAAAGAGAACACACTGAACCAGCTGGTGGGGGCTGCATTTGGAGCAGCTGGTCAGAGATGTATGGCACTTTCCACTGCCATCCTGGTGGGAGAAGCTCAAAGCTGGCTGCCTGAACTGGTAGAGCGTGCCA encodes the following:
- the aldh6a1 gene encoding methylmalonate-semialdehyde dehydrogenase [acylating], mitochondrial, whose protein sequence is MAATTVRSLLKKRALLQLGHRCYSSSVPTTKLFIDGKFVESKSSEWLDIHNPATNEVIGRVPKATQEEMLAAVDSCSRAYHSWSETSILTRQQVFLRYQQLIKDNIKELAKLITVEQGKTLADAEGDVFRGLQVVEHACSITSLMLGETLPSITKDMDTYTYRLPLGVCAGIAPFNFPAMIPLWMFPMGMVCGNTYLMKPSERVPGCTMMLAKLLQDAGAPDGTLNIIHGQHNAVNFICDHPAIKAISFVGSNQAGEYIYERGSKNGKRVQSNMGAKNHGVVMPDANKENTLNQLVGAAFGAAGQRCMALSTAILVGEAQSWLPELVERARNLRVNAGDQPGADIGPLITPQAKDRVNRLIQSGVDEGASLLLDGRNVTVKGFENGNFVGPTIISNVTPDMQCYKEEIFGPVLVVLEVDTLDEAINIVNKNPYGNGTAIFTTNGAVARKYSHEVDVGQIGVNVPIPVPLPMFSFTGSRASFRGDTNFYGKQGVQFYTQIKTVTSQWKAEDATVKSPAVTMPTMGR
- the gstz1 gene encoding maleylacetoacetate isomerase isoform X2, coding for MASQVKPVLHGYFRSSCSWRVRIAFALKGIEYDQEPVNLVKDGGQQLTEQYKTVNPMQQVPAVTIDGITLSQSLAIIQYIDETRPRPPFLPVDLQQRAQVRMISDLIASGIQPLQNIYVIQKVGEEKVQWAQHFINKGFKALESILKQTSGTYCVGNEISMADICLVPQVYNAERFKVDLDQYPTIKRINQTLMELEAFKISHPSCQPDTPDDLRA
- the gstz1 gene encoding maleylacetoacetate isomerase isoform X1, with amino-acid sequence MPTSFACFMKPVLHGYFRSSCSWRVRIAFALKGIEYDQEPVNLVKDGGQQLTEQYKTVNPMQQVPAVTIDGITLSQSLAIIQYIDETRPRPPFLPVDLQQRAQVRMISDLIASGIQPLQNIYVIQKVGEEKVQWAQHFINKGFKALESILKQTSGTYCVGNEISMADICLVPQVYNAERFKVDLDQYPTIKRINQTLMELEAFKISHPSCQPDTPDDLRA